A stretch of the Lolium perenne isolate Kyuss_39 chromosome 3, Kyuss_2.0, whole genome shotgun sequence genome encodes the following:
- the LOC127344989 gene encoding protein NRT1/ PTR FAMILY 8.2: MEAVEVESKGAHGDDRRTSRNDRRSSWGCTLLLVNNSLQYMSYFGLSTNLVNYFKVELHADSKSAANSVTNWVGTSAITPLAAAFLADSFLGRYWTITIFLVISVAGYGVVTVSASAGLQSAVFYAGLYLVALGGALSPIMASFGADQFGDDESDRGRQSSFFNWFYFSINVGSLVGGTVLVWVQTAHGWLLGYGIPALLSVLALALFSAGTGAYRRHQPPAGSPLTRIAQVVVAAVRKCDVEAPDDAALLHECDGDDGMSAIKGSRRLAHTDQFRFLDKAAVETAGDKGMQPVSPWQLCTVTQVEELKCVLRLLPVWACGIIFTAAYTQMSTTFILQGDTLDPRLGSFRIPAAVLSVFDTLSVMLWVLLYDRAIVPLARRLTGHHGGFTQLVRMGIGFIILTVAMLAAGALEVARRRVLSRHGMFVDADGAEYVPMSIFWQVPQYVVVGAAEVFTFIGQIEFFYDQAPDAMRSVCSGLAAASFALGNYASSLLVAIVVRATATGGQPGWIPDDINNGHLDYFFWLLAMLCVGNFGVYLLVARWYNYKKTMD; this comes from the exons ATGGAAGCTGTAGAAGTAGAATCAAAAGGCGCGCATGGTGACGACCGCCGGACGTCCAGGAATGATCGCCGGAGCTCGTGGGGCTGCACTTTGCTTCTCG TCAACAACAGCTTGCAGTACATGTCCTACTTCGGCTTGTCGACGAACCTGGTGAACTACTTCAAGGTCGAACTGCACGCCGACAGCAAGTCCGCCGCGAACAGCGTCACCAACTGGGTGGGTACCAGTGCCATCACGCcgctcgccgccgccttccttgcCGACTCCTTCCTCGGCAGATACTGGACCATCACCATCTTCCTCGTCATCTCCGTCGCGGGATACGGGGTGGTGACGGTGAGCGCGTCGGCGGGGCTGCAGAGCGCGGTGTTCTACGCGGGGCTTTACCTGGTGGCCCTCGGCGGCGCGCTGTCACCGATCATGGCGTCATTCGGCGCCGACCAATTCGGTGACGACGAGTCCGACCGTGGGCGGCAGAGCTCCTTCTTCAACTGGTTCTACTTCTCCATCAACGTGGGCTCTCTCGTCGGCGGCACCGTGCTGGTATGGGTGCAGACCGCCCACGGCTGGCTTCTCGGCTACGGCATCCCGGCCCTGCTCAGCGTGCTCGCTCTCGCGCTGTTCAGCGCCGGTACTGGCGCGTACCGCAGGCACCAGCCGCCAGCGGGCAGCCCGCTCACCAGGATCGCGCAGGTGGTAGTCGCCGCCGTCAGGAAGTGCGACGTGGAGGCGCCGGACGACGCCGCCCTTCTGCACGAGTGCGACGGCGATGATGGCATGTCGGCGATAAAGGGGAGCCGCCGACTCGCGCACACCGACCAGTTCAG GTTCTTGGATAAAGCGGCGGTCGAGACGGCGGGTGACAAGGGGATGCAGCCGGTGAGCCCATGGCAGCTCTGCACGGTGACGCAGGTGGAGGAGCTCAAGTGTGTGCTCAGGCTGTTGCCGGTGTGGGCATGCGGCATCATCTTCACGGCAGCCTACACGCAGATGTCCACAACCTTCATCCTCCAGGGTGACACCCTAGATCCTCGCCTCGGCAGCTTTCGCATTCCCGCCGCCGTGCTCTCCGTCTTCGACACCCTGAGTGTCATGCTGTGGGTCCTCCTCTACGACCGCGCCATCGTCCCGCTCGCACGCCGCCTCACGGGCCATCACGGAGGGTTCACGCAGCTGGTGCGCATGGGCATCGGCTTCATCATCCTCACCGTTGCGATGCTCGCCGCCGGTGCGCTCGAGGTTgcccgccgccgcgtcctctcgcGCCACGGGATGTTCGTCGATGCGGACGGAGCGGAGTACGTGCCGATGTCGATCTTTTGGCAGGTGCCGCAATACGTGGTGGTGGGGGCCGCGGAGGTGTTCACGTTCATCGGGCAGATCGAGTTCTTCTACGACCAGGCGCCAGACGCCATGCGAAGCGTCTGCTCGGGGCTTGCCGCTGCGTCGTTCGCACTGGGTAACTATGCTAGCTCGTTGCTCGTGGCTATCGTGGTGCGCGCCACGGCGACTGGCGGGCAGCCCGGGTGGATCCCCGATGACATCAACAATGGCCACCTCGACTATTTCTTCTGGCTGCTCGCCATGCTCTGTGTCGGCAATTTCGGCGTCTACCTGCTGGTCGCACGGTGGTACAACTACAAGAAAACTATGGATTAG